One segment of Stenotrophomonas sp. SAU14A_NAIMI4_8 DNA contains the following:
- a CDS encoding protein-disulfide reductase DsbD domain-containing protein, with protein MKTLFARGAALCALLWLSLPAFALDEKDLLPVDQAFALTATAPERGQIQLQFKIAPGYYLYRHRTSVKADTAFNAGALQMPAGDKHHDDFFGEVETYRQRLVATLPGAPTDAAGTISLEVRYQGCADAGVCYPPQKRVVQVTLPGGDAAAAPAARSGTTPAFNNPLAGAGTARGLQLPGASTAQALPLPSEQAFAFDAIASDGNTLLLRFSPAPGYYLYRDRTSLKLEGSSGVLADTPRWPKAQSHRDEHFGDVSVYFNQVEVPLPLRRSRADAVDGTLVVTFQGCQTDGICYPPMTRRVKLAIPAGKVNASASATAARSEVIQPLPGSAADAAREGGDGALRRLLPTVPNDPAPTAADTAPGTTAFAADARPDNALRTKPPGTVPKTDSSLLWVLLLALGGGLVLNLMPCVLPILSLKVLSLAQSGESAERARSHAMWYTLGVLVAFAVIGASMVGLRMLGNAVGIGFQLQHPAVVAALAYVMFAVGLSLSGVFTMGGGVGNFGQSLASRSGPAGDFFTGVLACVVGSACVGPFFGPAVAYAFVAPPVAAMLVFLFLGLGLALPFLLIGFVPALARRLPKPGPWMETLKHVLAFPMYAAALWLLWVLGKQRGVDGMALALGGLLLLTGGLWLFETSRWRSKRGGILLGVLLVLTALVPVWGVTQLALPARAAQASTDNVVEYSPQLLDRLRADNRVVFVNMTADWCVSCKANERAVLSRPEFKDLLRRTNAVYMRGDYTNVDPQITDFLEEHKAVGVPLYVVYGPGAPPTVLPTLLTQAVVEEALLRTAR; from the coding sequence TTGAAGACTCTGTTTGCGCGTGGCGCCGCCCTGTGCGCCCTGTTGTGGCTTTCCCTGCCGGCCTTCGCCCTGGACGAGAAGGACCTGCTGCCGGTGGACCAGGCGTTCGCGCTGACCGCCACCGCGCCCGAACGGGGGCAGATCCAACTGCAGTTCAAGATCGCCCCCGGCTACTACCTGTACCGCCACCGCACCAGCGTGAAGGCCGACACCGCCTTCAATGCCGGCGCGCTGCAGATGCCGGCCGGTGACAAGCACCACGACGATTTCTTCGGTGAGGTGGAAACCTACCGCCAGCGCCTGGTCGCGACCCTGCCCGGCGCGCCCACCGATGCCGCCGGCACGATCAGCCTGGAAGTGCGCTACCAGGGCTGCGCCGACGCCGGCGTGTGCTACCCGCCGCAGAAGCGCGTGGTGCAGGTCACCCTGCCCGGTGGCGATGCGGCGGCAGCGCCGGCCGCGCGCAGCGGCACCACGCCTGCCTTCAACAACCCGCTGGCCGGGGCCGGCACCGCGCGCGGCCTGCAGCTGCCCGGCGCCAGCACGGCCCAGGCCCTGCCGCTGCCGTCGGAACAGGCGTTCGCCTTCGATGCCATCGCCAGCGACGGCAACACCCTGCTGCTGCGCTTCAGCCCGGCGCCGGGCTACTACCTGTACCGCGACCGCACCTCGCTGAAGCTGGAAGGCAGCAGTGGCGTGCTGGCCGACACCCCGCGCTGGCCGAAGGCGCAGTCGCACCGCGATGAACACTTCGGCGATGTCTCGGTGTACTTCAACCAGGTGGAAGTGCCGCTGCCGCTGCGCCGCAGCCGCGCCGATGCGGTGGACGGCACCCTGGTGGTCACCTTCCAGGGCTGCCAGACCGACGGCATCTGCTACCCGCCGATGACCCGCCGGGTGAAGCTGGCCATTCCTGCCGGCAAGGTCAACGCCAGTGCGTCGGCCACCGCTGCACGCAGCGAAGTGATCCAGCCGCTGCCCGGCTCTGCGGCCGATGCCGCACGCGAAGGCGGCGACGGCGCGCTGCGCCGCCTGCTGCCGACCGTGCCGAACGATCCGGCGCCCACTGCGGCAGACACCGCGCCCGGCACGACCGCGTTCGCCGCCGATGCGCGCCCGGACAACGCGCTGCGCACCAAGCCGCCAGGCACCGTGCCGAAGACCGACAGTTCGCTGTTGTGGGTGCTGCTGCTGGCGTTGGGCGGCGGCCTGGTGCTGAACCTGATGCCGTGCGTACTGCCGATCCTGTCGCTGAAGGTCCTGAGCCTGGCACAGAGCGGTGAAAGCGCCGAGCGCGCCCGCAGCCATGCGATGTGGTACACGCTGGGCGTGCTGGTGGCCTTCGCGGTGATCGGCGCCTCGATGGTGGGCCTGCGCATGCTGGGCAACGCGGTGGGCATCGGCTTCCAGCTGCAGCACCCGGCCGTGGTGGCCGCGCTGGCCTACGTGATGTTCGCCGTCGGCCTGAGCCTGTCCGGGGTGTTCACCATGGGCGGTGGCGTGGGCAACTTCGGCCAGTCGCTGGCCAGCCGCAGCGGCCCGGCCGGTGACTTCTTCACCGGCGTGCTGGCCTGCGTGGTCGGCAGTGCCTGCGTGGGTCCGTTCTTCGGCCCGGCCGTGGCCTACGCCTTCGTGGCACCGCCGGTGGCGGCCATGCTGGTGTTCCTGTTCCTGGGCCTGGGCCTGGCCCTGCCGTTCCTGCTGATCGGCTTCGTGCCGGCGCTGGCCCGCCGCCTGCCCAAGCCCGGCCCGTGGATGGAAACCCTGAAGCACGTGCTGGCTTTCCCGATGTACGCCGCCGCGCTGTGGCTGCTGTGGGTGCTGGGCAAGCAGCGCGGCGTGGATGGCATGGCGTTGGCGCTGGGTGGCCTGCTGCTGCTGACCGGCGGTCTGTGGCTGTTCGAAACCAGCCGCTGGCGCAGCAAGCGCGGTGGCATCCTGCTGGGCGTACTGCTGGTGCTGACCGCGCTGGTGCCGGTCTGGGGCGTGACCCAGCTGGCACTGCCGGCGCGCGCCGCCCAGGCCAGCACCGACAACGTGGTGGAGTATTCGCCGCAGTTGCTGGACCGCCTGCGCGCCGACAACCGCGTGGTGTTCGTGAACATGACCGCCGACTGGTGCGTGAGCTGCAAGGCCAACGAACGTGCGGTGCTGTCGCGCCCGGAGTTCAAGGACCTGCTCCGCCGCACCAATGCGGTGTACATGCGCGGTGACTACACCAACGTCGATCCGCAGATCACCGATTTCCTGGAAGAGCACAAGGCCGTAGGCGTGCCGCTGTACGTGGTGTACGGCCCCGGCGCCCCGCCCACCGTGCTGCCCACCCTGCTGACCCAGGCAGTGGTGGAAGAAGCCCTGCTGCGCACCGCGCGGTGA
- a CDS encoding TlpA disulfide reductase family protein has translation MKWQRPALLWTAVLAAGLGLWAGHRLTPAPTAPRAPSDAAVASAPTLRPGDALPALVLPDPSGQPLDIRQRFAGRPLLVNVWASWCGPCVEEMPELQRFAQAQGSTGVQVLGLAMDTPEGVADFLQRVPVHYPIVLDTPGPRDASVQLGNAQGLLPYSVLFDADGRMVKAKLGPFAHGEIAGWVK, from the coding sequence GTGAAGTGGCAGCGGCCCGCACTGCTGTGGACAGCGGTGCTGGCCGCCGGCCTGGGCCTGTGGGCCGGGCACCGGCTGACACCGGCGCCGACGGCGCCGCGCGCGCCTTCCGATGCTGCTGTGGCAAGCGCGCCCACGTTGCGCCCCGGTGATGCCCTGCCCGCGCTGGTACTGCCCGACCCATCGGGCCAGCCGCTGGACATCCGCCAGCGCTTCGCCGGGCGGCCGCTGCTGGTGAATGTCTGGGCCAGCTGGTGCGGCCCCTGCGTGGAAGAAATGCCCGAGCTGCAACGCTTCGCCCAGGCACAGGGGAGCACCGGTGTGCAGGTGTTGGGGCTGGCCATGGATACCCCCGAGGGCGTGGCTGATTTCCTGCAGCGGGTGCCGGTGCACTACCCCATCGTGCTGGACACGCCGGGCCCGCGCGATGCCAGCGTGCAGTTGGGCAACGCGCAGGGCCTGCTGCCCTACAGCGTGCTGTTCGACGCGGACGGGCGCATGGTCAAGGCCAAGCTGGGCCCGTTCGCGCACGGCGAGATTGCCGGCTGGGTGAAATAG
- a CDS encoding sulfite reductase flavoprotein subunit alpha, translated as MFKNVLFQLHWFLGITAGTILAIMGLSGAALSFEDELLRAANPGLAGIAEHHADGQPPLSLDELVPMLQADSDRPLQRLRVDATGQRPSVARFEGGKEHWVYFDPYSGERFSTLRGQAFFDFVEDLHRHLAAGERGKVLTGSCAIILLFFVLSGLYLRWPRQWWRPRTWLAVEWKRSGRSFLWSLHSVVGTWVLLVYLVIVLTGLWWSFDWYRDGVTRLLGDGRSAPRAHVQPGPLDLTRVQESLYALPGVRSGYIDLRLPGKAGQPITARVMAGDPALRGGGHDRAQDSLQIDPGTGAVLEHRPYGQLDAGGKVMTSMFALHSGSFFGLPGRVIVMLSSLCMTLFFITGWMLYLDRRRSQRAARALRQSLPDSGASVAHEGTPWRVVHASQSGLAEQLAWRAAAQLQAAGHPVQVLPLARLSLQQLQDTPQVLFMLSTFGDGEPPDNARRAARQLLAQSADLSSLRYGLLALGDRQYPHYCAFGVQVDDWLARNGAQPLFDRIDVDAAAVASLRQWQLQLGALTGIHTDDSVLPPATVLHDWQLLERTLLNPGSMGGQIWRIRLATPANQHWKAGDILHIAPRNAAAHARAVLQAHGLDPLQPTLVDGQTRTLLQLASERVLPDGQPAMPVQDACLWLSGLPLLPSREYSIASCAADGVVELVVRLTHDSAGRAGLGSGWLAVHAVPGENIAARAHHNPGFQRVAGTPMVLIGNGTGIAGLRSLLREAAADGEHGHWLLFGERQRAHDLLFADELAQWQADGHLARVDLAFSRDADGGGYVQHRLQAATGELQAWLARGAVIHVCGSLQGMAEGVDQVLRAALGDDAVETLLENGRYRRDVY; from the coding sequence ATGTTCAAGAACGTCCTGTTCCAGCTGCACTGGTTCCTCGGCATCACCGCCGGCACCATCCTGGCCATCATGGGCCTGAGTGGCGCGGCGCTGTCGTTCGAGGACGAGCTGCTGCGCGCTGCGAACCCCGGCTTGGCCGGCATTGCCGAACATCATGCCGACGGCCAGCCGCCGCTGAGCCTGGACGAACTGGTACCGATGCTGCAGGCCGACAGCGACCGGCCCCTGCAACGTCTGCGCGTGGATGCCACCGGCCAGCGCCCCTCGGTGGCGCGCTTTGAAGGCGGCAAGGAACACTGGGTCTACTTCGACCCGTACAGCGGTGAGCGCTTCAGCACGCTGCGCGGCCAGGCCTTCTTCGACTTCGTCGAAGACCTGCACCGGCACCTGGCCGCAGGCGAGCGCGGCAAGGTGCTGACCGGCAGCTGCGCGATCATCCTGCTGTTCTTCGTGCTTTCCGGCCTCTACCTGCGCTGGCCACGCCAGTGGTGGCGCCCTCGCACCTGGCTGGCCGTGGAATGGAAACGCAGCGGACGCAGCTTCCTGTGGAGCCTGCACTCGGTGGTCGGCACCTGGGTGCTGCTGGTCTACCTGGTCATCGTGCTGACCGGCCTGTGGTGGTCGTTCGACTGGTACCGCGACGGTGTCACCCGCCTGCTGGGCGACGGCCGCAGTGCCCCCCGTGCCCACGTGCAGCCCGGCCCGCTGGACCTGACGCGGGTGCAGGAAAGCCTGTACGCCCTGCCCGGCGTGCGCAGTGGTTACATCGACCTGCGCCTGCCCGGCAAAGCCGGCCAGCCGATCACCGCACGGGTGATGGCCGGTGATCCGGCGCTGCGCGGTGGCGGCCACGACCGCGCCCAGGACAGCCTGCAGATCGACCCGGGTACCGGCGCCGTACTGGAACACCGCCCTTACGGCCAGCTGGATGCGGGCGGCAAGGTGATGACCAGCATGTTCGCACTGCACTCGGGCAGCTTCTTCGGCCTGCCCGGTCGCGTGATCGTCATGCTGTCCAGCCTGTGCATGACCCTGTTCTTCATCACCGGCTGGATGCTGTACCTGGACCGTCGCCGCAGCCAACGCGCCGCGCGCGCGTTGCGCCAGTCGCTGCCGGACAGCGGCGCCAGCGTCGCCCACGAAGGCACGCCGTGGCGGGTGGTACACGCCAGCCAGAGCGGCCTGGCCGAACAGCTGGCCTGGCGCGCAGCGGCCCAACTGCAGGCGGCCGGGCATCCGGTGCAGGTGCTGCCGCTTGCGCGGCTCAGCCTGCAACAGCTGCAGGACACGCCGCAGGTGCTGTTCATGCTCAGCACCTTCGGCGATGGCGAGCCACCGGACAATGCGCGCCGAGCGGCCCGCCAGCTGCTCGCGCAGTCGGCCGATCTTTCCAGTCTGCGCTATGGCCTGCTGGCGCTGGGCGATCGCCAGTACCCGCACTACTGCGCCTTCGGCGTGCAAGTGGATGACTGGCTGGCACGCAACGGCGCGCAGCCGTTGTTCGACCGCATCGACGTGGATGCGGCCGCGGTGGCGTCGCTGCGCCAGTGGCAGCTGCAGCTGGGTGCGTTGACCGGCATCCACACCGACGACAGCGTGCTGCCACCGGCCACCGTGCTGCATGATTGGCAACTGCTGGAGCGCACGCTGTTGAATCCCGGAAGCATGGGCGGGCAGATCTGGCGCATCCGCCTGGCCACGCCCGCGAACCAGCACTGGAAGGCCGGCGACATCCTGCACATCGCACCGCGCAACGCCGCCGCGCACGCACGCGCCGTACTGCAGGCGCACGGGTTGGACCCGCTGCAGCCCACGCTCGTGGATGGACAGACCCGCACCCTGCTGCAGCTGGCCAGCGAGCGCGTGCTGCCCGATGGCCAGCCGGCCATGCCGGTGCAGGACGCCTGCCTGTGGTTGTCCGGGCTGCCGCTGCTGCCCAGCCGTGAATACTCGATCGCCTCCTGTGCTGCCGATGGCGTGGTGGAACTGGTGGTACGCCTGACCCACGACAGTGCCGGGCGTGCCGGCCTGGGCTCCGGCTGGCTGGCCGTGCACGCGGTGCCTGGCGAAAACATTGCCGCGCGCGCGCACCATAACCCCGGTTTCCAGCGCGTAGCCGGAACCCCGATGGTGCTGATCGGCAACGGCACCGGCATTGCCGGCCTGCGCAGCCTGCTGCGCGAAGCGGCGGCCGATGGCGAGCACGGGCATTGGCTGCTGTTCGGCGAGCGCCAGCGCGCGCATGACCTGCTGTTCGCCGATGAGCTTGCGCAGTGGCAGGCTGACGGCCACCTGGCACGCGTGGACCTGGCGTTCTCGCGCGATGCCGACGGTGGCGGCTACGTGCAGCACCGGCTGCAGGCCGCAACCGGTGAACTGCAGGCGTGGCTGGCACGCGGTGCGGTGATCCACGTCTGCGGTTCGCTGCAGGGCATGGCCGAAGGCGTGGACCAGGTGCTGCGCGCCGCGCTGGGCGACGATGCCGTGGAAACGCTGCTGGAGAACGGGCGCTACCGCCGCGACGTGTACTGA
- a CDS encoding methyl-accepting chemotaxis protein translates to MLIAVPRLRSLRTRLDGLRSAFPGVLRWLQPHRLSVANKLKATLWVCGLGLVAIAGVYAWTGHASAQAARTQASYQRGSDLAAALATRVAEARRLQTQYARSFDDADRSQLLVTQQSLQRDLQALRAQPMDAGRRKALQSLAEAVDGFSDGITALFARVDEMGRGEAGLAAQLQQAADTLQAAVAAQQRPALELHVQKMRRQEALLLLDGDSTHADRASEEKLPFDLALVGLSADAQERLRSAMDAYQAALLGYTAARVGLDVEALSLLDTAAAVAPAVATFQEAQRTALAQVQSRQQRGARTMGALFAFTLVLVAGVLITSLVLVLRAVRRPIQDTLRFASDIADDRLDTTLRVHNDSDEIGQLAQRLIHMQQRLRARIEDERAVARGNTRVRQALDSAQTGLMVIDAEGRVAYANPALLQLLALQIDTLVGSDAARLHPAMVRLAGARRREEHEIAHAGVRYQLIANAIVDDGHFLGVAVEWRSRALETLLETEVAALVDAAAHGDLHGRIALEGKQGFVRTLSTSINHLLATFETNLADLQALLAALARGDLSVRMEGDLQGVFARMRDDANATVGQLGRIVTRIQQATAQLDLGVGEIVSGHHDLSQRTEQQAANLEETAASLHELTDTVGRNADAAGRADALVQGAAAVAARGGQAVGQVVATMHGISAASRRIGDITQLIDGIAFQTNILALNAAVEAARAGEQGRSFAVVASEVRLLAQRSAEAAKQIKGLIEDSVTRVARGNALAEQAGTTMGDIVGSVQQLAELLAAIRSASQEQHAGIAQVNQTIVQMESSTQRNATLVEEAGASTAQMQAQVQALAEAVSAFRLQPQRRPRAAA, encoded by the coding sequence ATGTTGATCGCGGTGCCCCGCCTCCGGTCCCTGCGCACCCGCCTGGATGGTCTGCGCTCGGCGTTTCCTGGCGTGCTGCGCTGGCTGCAGCCGCATCGGCTCAGCGTCGCCAACAAGCTGAAAGCCACCCTGTGGGTCTGCGGCCTGGGCCTGGTGGCCATCGCTGGGGTGTATGCCTGGACCGGCCACGCCAGCGCACAGGCCGCACGCACGCAGGCCAGCTACCAGCGTGGCAGCGATCTGGCCGCAGCGCTGGCCACCCGTGTGGCCGAGGCGCGTCGCCTGCAAACACAGTATGCACGCAGTTTCGACGATGCCGACCGCAGCCAATTGCTGGTCACGCAGCAGTCGCTGCAACGCGACCTGCAGGCGCTGCGTGCGCAACCCATGGACGCTGGCCGGCGCAAGGCACTGCAGTCTCTGGCGGAGGCCGTGGACGGCTTCTCCGACGGCATCACGGCGCTGTTCGCGCGTGTTGACGAGATGGGACGGGGCGAGGCGGGTTTGGCCGCGCAGCTGCAGCAGGCTGCCGATACGCTGCAGGCGGCGGTGGCGGCGCAGCAGCGTCCCGCGCTGGAGCTGCATGTCCAGAAGATGCGCCGGCAGGAAGCGCTGCTGCTGCTCGATGGCGACTCCACCCATGCAGACCGCGCAAGCGAAGAGAAACTACCGTTCGACCTCGCCCTGGTCGGGTTGTCGGCCGATGCCCAGGAACGTCTGCGCAGCGCCATGGATGCCTATCAGGCCGCGTTGCTGGGCTATACCGCCGCGCGGGTCGGCCTGGACGTGGAAGCGCTGTCCCTGCTGGATACCGCCGCCGCCGTGGCGCCGGCAGTGGCCACGTTCCAGGAAGCACAGCGGACCGCACTGGCGCAGGTACAGTCCCGCCAGCAACGGGGCGCACGTACCATGGGCGCGTTGTTCGCCTTCACCCTCGTGCTGGTTGCGGGCGTGCTGATCACCAGTCTGGTGCTGGTCCTGCGCGCCGTACGCCGCCCGATCCAGGACACGCTGCGCTTCGCCAGCGACATCGCCGACGACCGCCTGGATACCACCCTGCGCGTGCACAACGACAGCGATGAGATCGGCCAGCTGGCACAGCGGCTGATCCACATGCAGCAGCGGCTGCGCGCACGGATCGAAGACGAGCGTGCGGTCGCGCGTGGCAATACCCGGGTGCGCCAGGCGCTGGACAGTGCACAGACCGGTTTGATGGTGATCGACGCCGAGGGCCGCGTGGCCTACGCCAACCCGGCGCTGCTGCAGCTGCTGGCGCTGCAGATCGACACCCTGGTGGGCAGTGATGCCGCGCGCCTGCATCCGGCGATGGTCCGCCTGGCCGGCGCACGCCGCCGCGAGGAGCACGAGATCGCGCATGCGGGCGTGCGCTACCAGCTGATTGCCAACGCCATTGTCGACGACGGGCACTTCCTTGGGGTGGCGGTGGAATGGCGCAGCCGTGCGCTGGAAACTCTGCTGGAAACCGAGGTGGCGGCACTGGTCGATGCCGCTGCGCACGGCGACCTGCACGGCCGCATTGCACTGGAAGGGAAGCAGGGCTTCGTACGTACCCTGTCCACCAGCATCAACCATCTTCTGGCCACCTTTGAGACCAACCTTGCCGACCTGCAGGCGCTGCTGGCGGCACTGGCGCGCGGCGACCTGAGCGTGCGCATGGAAGGCGACCTGCAAGGCGTTTTCGCACGCATGCGCGACGATGCCAATGCCACCGTTGGCCAGCTTGGGCGCATCGTCACCCGCATCCAACAGGCCACCGCGCAGCTGGATCTGGGCGTTGGCGAAATCGTGTCCGGCCACCACGATCTATCGCAACGGACTGAACAGCAGGCGGCCAACCTGGAAGAGACCGCCGCCTCCCTGCACGAGCTGACAGACACCGTTGGCCGCAACGCCGATGCCGCCGGCCGCGCCGACGCGCTGGTGCAGGGCGCGGCAGCCGTGGCGGCGCGCGGCGGCCAGGCAGTCGGTCAGGTGGTGGCAACCATGCACGGCATCAGCGCAGCCTCGCGCCGTATCGGTGACATCACCCAGTTGATCGACGGCATCGCCTTCCAGACCAACATCCTGGCACTGAACGCCGCAGTTGAAGCCGCGCGTGCTGGCGAGCAGGGCCGCAGCTTCGCAGTGGTGGCCTCGGAGGTGCGCCTGCTGGCCCAGCGCAGTGCCGAGGCGGCCAAGCAGATCAAAGGGCTGATCGAAGATTCGGTGACCCGCGTTGCCCGGGGCAATGCGTTGGCTGAGCAGGCCGGCACCACGATGGGCGATATCGTCGGCAGCGTGCAGCAGCTGGCTGAACTGCTCGCCGCCATCCGCAGCGCATCGCAGGAACAGCACGCCGGCATCGCGCAGGTGAACCAGACCATCGTGCAGATGGAATCGAGTACGCAGCGCAATGCCACTCTGGTGGAAGAGGCTGGCGCCTCCACGGCGCAGATGCAGGCACAGGTACAGGCCCTGGCCGAAGCGGTATCGGCGTTCCGCCTGCAACCGCAGCGGCGCCCACGCGCGGCCGCCTGA
- a CDS encoding arylamine N-acetyltransferase has product MTTLDIPRYLQRLQLSAAPAATLAGLAELQQRHNAHVPFETLTCLLRDAVPIDLDSVQRKLLHAQRGGYCFELNGAFLALLQALGFDAHPLSARVLLSASDGELTPRTHLLIRVRLDDGDWLVDTGFGSLTPTVPLRLREIAVQDTPHERYRLQRLDDGDFLLAASSGDDWRSLYRFDLASPAPADNEVGNWYVCTHPHSSFPGELRASLTGPNWRRTIGSGNYTEYRHGQTPQKRALRDVVDVRQVLQDRFGVRLPDDARLDPAIAGWLQRWQSAAA; this is encoded by the coding sequence ATGACCACGCTCGATATCCCCCGCTACCTGCAACGCCTGCAGCTGTCGGCCGCGCCGGCTGCCACCCTTGCTGGGCTGGCCGAGCTGCAGCAGCGCCACAACGCCCACGTACCCTTCGAGACGCTGACCTGCCTGCTGCGCGATGCGGTGCCGATCGATCTGGACAGCGTGCAGCGCAAGCTGCTGCACGCCCAGCGCGGCGGTTACTGCTTCGAGCTCAACGGCGCCTTCCTGGCGCTGCTGCAGGCGCTGGGTTTCGACGCCCACCCGCTGAGCGCGCGCGTGCTGCTGTCGGCCAGCGATGGCGAACTGACCCCGCGTACCCATTTGTTGATCCGGGTACGCCTGGATGACGGGGACTGGCTGGTGGACACCGGCTTTGGCAGCCTGACCCCGACCGTACCGCTGCGCCTGCGCGAGATCGCCGTGCAGGACACGCCCCACGAGCGCTATCGCCTGCAGCGGCTGGACGATGGTGATTTCCTGCTGGCGGCCAGCAGTGGCGATGACTGGCGTTCGCTGTATCGCTTCGACCTGGCCTCACCGGCGCCGGCCGACAACGAAGTAGGCAACTGGTATGTGTGCACGCACCCGCACTCGAGTTTCCCGGGCGAGCTGCGTGCTTCGCTGACCGGCCCGAACTGGCGCCGCACCATCGGCAGCGGCAACTACACCGAGTACCGCCACGGCCAGACGCCGCAGAAGCGGGCGCTGCGCGATGTGGTCGATGTGCGGCAGGTGCTGCAGGACCGCTTCGGCGTGCGGCTTCCCGACGATGCGCGGCTGGACCCCGCCATTGCAGGGTGGTTGCAGCGTTGGCAGTCCGCTGCCGCGTAG
- a CDS encoding VOC family protein, with protein MNPVMHVEIPVADLARAIAFYQRWLQVVIDAPVPVHDCMMAYLPFDDDAGGASLALVQGADYRPSEQGARIYIGVDDLDASLARALQAGAALRFGPAQAGEWHVAEIADSEGNRIAVQAPAA; from the coding sequence ATGAACCCTGTCATGCATGTCGAGATTCCGGTAGCCGACCTGGCCCGTGCCATTGCGTTCTACCAGCGATGGCTGCAGGTGGTGATCGATGCCCCGGTGCCGGTGCATGACTGCATGATGGCCTACCTGCCGTTCGACGATGACGCTGGCGGCGCCAGCCTGGCCCTGGTACAGGGAGCGGACTATCGGCCCTCGGAGCAGGGTGCGCGCATCTACATCGGTGTTGATGACCTGGACGCCAGCCTGGCCCGTGCGCTGCAGGCCGGCGCCGCGCTGCGGTTCGGCCCCGCCCAGGCCGGTGAGTGGCACGTGGCCGAGATCGCTGACAGCGAAGGCAACCGCATTGCCGTGCAGGCCCCGGCAGCCTGA
- a CDS encoding transporter substrate-binding domain-containing protein → MPLSDFRTALAPLGYLRVGINLGNPVLAQGNASAPRGPSVDLATALAQRLGVASRFTCHDAAASVVAAAANDDWDLAFLAIDPARADRIAFSAPYLEIEGTYLVRDDSPAQQVADLDRHGMRIAVGRGAAYDLFLSRALQHARIERADTSAAAIALFDQQRMDAAAGVRQPLQAWAALHPGHRVLADRFTAIAQAVAAPAARPVAALQALFAEVDAIRQTSLLAEAFDRAGQQVTLLR, encoded by the coding sequence ATGCCGCTGTCCGACTTCCGCACTGCGCTCGCGCCGCTTGGCTACCTTCGGGTCGGCATCAATCTGGGCAACCCGGTGCTGGCGCAGGGCAACGCATCGGCGCCGCGTGGCCCTTCGGTGGACCTGGCCACGGCGCTGGCGCAACGGTTGGGGGTTGCGTCGCGCTTCACCTGCCATGACGCCGCTGCATCGGTCGTGGCGGCCGCCGCCAATGATGATTGGGATCTCGCTTTTCTGGCCATTGATCCAGCGCGCGCCGATCGCATCGCCTTCAGCGCACCGTATCTGGAAATTGAAGGCACCTATCTGGTGCGTGATGACAGCCCCGCGCAGCAGGTGGCCGATCTTGACCGCCATGGCATGCGCATCGCGGTGGGCCGCGGCGCCGCCTACGATCTGTTTCTCAGCCGTGCGTTGCAGCATGCACGCATCGAGCGTGCCGACACATCCGCCGCCGCCATCGCCCTGTTCGACCAGCAGCGCATGGACGCAGCCGCAGGCGTACGCCAGCCGCTGCAGGCGTGGGCCGCGCTGCATCCCGGCCACCGCGTGCTGGCTGACCGGTTCACCGCGATAGCCCAGGCCGTGGCCGCACCGGCCGCGCGCCCGGTGGCAGCGCTGCAGGCGTTGTTTGCCGAAGTGGATGCCATCCGGCAGACATCGCTGCTGGCCGAAGCGTTCGACCGCGCCGGGCAGCAGGTGACCCTGCTGCGGTAG
- a CDS encoding LysR family substrate-binding domain-containing protein gives MDAGEQGELQVGFMMHAAHSSVPPLARRFMAACPQVQLRLREALPFPLLDGVLSGELDAGIGFAPAAMRGLQMQPLLQEPLCVVVPQDHRLARRRQVAVAALADEGLITAPAEVVPTLREAIDACFRAVGLEPRIRLEVQLQQSIVSLVAEGLGIALVPASLRRLGVPGVAFVGLKDAPQVQQVLFWRDGNRNPALARLLACITAT, from the coding sequence ATCGACGCCGGTGAACAGGGCGAACTGCAGGTCGGTTTCATGATGCACGCCGCCCACAGCTCGGTGCCGCCGTTGGCGCGCCGGTTCATGGCAGCCTGCCCGCAGGTTCAGCTACGCCTGCGCGAGGCACTGCCGTTTCCACTGCTGGACGGGGTGCTCAGTGGCGAGCTGGATGCAGGCATCGGCTTCGCGCCCGCAGCAATGCGCGGTCTGCAGATGCAGCCATTGCTGCAGGAGCCGTTGTGCGTGGTGGTGCCGCAGGACCACCGCTTGGCGCGGCGGCGTCAGGTGGCCGTGGCTGCGCTGGCCGATGAAGGCCTGATCACCGCGCCCGCCGAGGTGGTGCCGACGCTGCGCGAAGCGATCGACGCGTGCTTCCGCGCCGTAGGGCTCGAACCGCGGATACGTCTGGAAGTGCAGTTGCAGCAGAGCATCGTCAGCCTGGTGGCGGAAGGGTTGGGCATCGCGCTGGTGCCGGCGTCGCTGCGCCGGCTGGGGGTGCCTGGCGTTGCATTCGTGGGGCTGAAGGATGCCCCGCAGGTGCAGCAGGTCCTGTTCTGGCGTGATGGCAACCGCAATCCTGCATTGGCGCGTCTGCTGGCGTGCATCACCGCCACGTAG
- a CDS encoding LysR family transcriptional regulator translates to MIDIRPLRYFLAVAETLHFGRAAERLHVTQPPLSRQIAALERSLGVALFERDSRHVRLTPAGQRFREDARAVLASLQ, encoded by the coding sequence ATGATCGACATCCGCCCGTTGCGCTATTTCCTGGCCGTGGCCGAGACACTGCACTTCGGCCGTGCGGCCGAGCGCCTGCACGTCACACAGCCCCCGCTCAGCCGGCAGATCGCGGCGCTGGAACGCTCGTTGGGCGTGGCACTGTTCGAGCGCGATTCGCGCCATGTGCGGCTGACCCCGGCCGGCCAGCGCTTTCGCGAAGATGCGCGTGCCGTGCTGGCCTCACTGCAGTAG